The DNA segment CTACTTTATTAACATATGTTATACCATCAACTTCAATCGTTAATGGCATAGCAAGAATCGAATATTTCGTTTTTAGTTATAAAATTGGCTACTGTAAAAATTGGTCGAGCCTCTAGTCTGTACTTTATTATAAAAACTGCTTAAGGTTTTGAGAACTAAAGTAGTATTATAGGTAATCAATCTAAAACCCAAATGCTATATTTTTAGCATTTGGGTTTTAGTTAGAGTAATAGTTCGATTCAGCCGTTAACATTCTTTGAATAATAATACATTTGTACATCTTAACGTTTTGTAAGAAGTTTTACTCTTCGTTTATAGATGAGATATGCGTAATGAATTCCGGTGTCAGTGATCATGGTGTCTGATGTAGAAGTGATTTCCCAATTATCATACGGTGGAAAATACGTGTCTCCCTCATAATCCTGTTGAATGAGCGTAACGTAAATAAGATCAGCATAGGGTAAGACTTCTTTAAAAATTTGTTCCCCACCAATAATCATGACTTCTTCATGGTGTTTTTTTGCAATTTTAATTGCTTCTTTAATAGAATGAACAACTGTAACCCCTTGATGCTCATACTCAGGGTTTCGTGTAATGACAATGTTTAAACGGCCAGGAAGTGGCCGACCAATTGATTCAAATGTGTTACGTCCCATAACGATCGCTTTCCCCATTGTTTTCTCTTTAAAATAAGCAAGTTCATTTGGAATATGCCACGGCATTTTATTATCCTTACCAATAACACGATTAAGATCATGGGCTACTATTAGTGAAATCATGATGATATACCTACTTTCTATACTGCAATTGGCGCTTTAATTCGAGGATGTGGATCGTAACCTTCTATTGTAATATCATTTGTTTCCAAATCAAATATGGACTCTTTATCATTTGAAATCGTAAGTGTTGGTAGTTCTCGAGGTTGTCGTGAAAGTTGCTCATGTACTTGATCCATATGGTTTGAATAGATATGCGCGTCTCCTAGAGTATGTACAAAGTCACCAACTTCTAGATTACATTCTTTCGCAATTAAATGAGTTAATAAAGCGTAAGAAGCAATATTAAATGGAACACCGAGAAATACATCTGCACTACGTTGGTATAATTGACAAGATAATTTTCCATCTGCTACATAAAACTGGAAAAATGTATGACAAGGAGGAAGCGCCATTTGATCTACTTCAGAGGGGTTCCAGGCGGTGACAATATGTCTTCTTGAGTCAGGGTTATTTTTAATCGATTTAATAACATTTTTCAACTGATCAATAGTCTGCCCATTAGTTGAAGGCCAAGAACGCCACTGACGACCGTAAACTGGTCCTAAATCTCCATATTTATTCGCAAAATCGTCATCTGATAAGATTTTTTTTCTGAAAATATTCATTTGTTCATCCAGAATTTGTTTGAATTCCTCTTCTTGTGCAGCACGCAAGCCAAAATCATTCATATCTGGTCCATTATAATCTTCACTTTTTACCCATTTTTCAAATGCCCATTCATCCCATATGTGATTTCGCTCGGCAATTAAAGTTTTAACATTTGTGTCACCTTTAATAAACCATAGCAATTCAGATGTAATAAGGCGCATCGCCGTCTTTTTTGTGGTCACTAAAGGAAATCCTTTGGTTAAATCAAATCTTAATTGATGTCCGAAAATACTTTTCGTTCCAGTTCCTGTACGGTCATCTTTCACCGCTCCATCTGCTAATATAGTTTTACATAGTTGTAAGTATTGTTCCATATGTATGTCCTCCTATGAAAATAAATGTGAAAAAGCCTTTTTCAATTGTAACTTGAAAAAGGCTTTAGGTGTTAGTGTTAAGATAACCACTTTGGTGGCATATTCTTTGACCAATAAATATCACCTAATTTATAGTGTTTGGCAAATTGATCTGAAGCCGTGTGGTAATGAAAATTAAAGAAATAACCATCTTGAGGCTTGAGGTCCGTTCTTACATGGAAACGAATAACATCTGATCCGGTAGCCGTTTCAATAATATGAAAAATTTTTTCACTACGATCACCCGATGGATTTTCACTTATAGCTAATGATTTAAGAGCAGCCTTGTCCATATCAAGTAATGTAAATTCAATTGCTTCTTGAATTTTCGGGAAAATATATGTATCAAACTCATTTGTAATAACTGGACCAATGCGTGATCCGAATTTTTGTAATGACAGTTCTTTTGCTTGGCTAATGGCATCTTCAATAAAATTAGAAGGTTGTTCATCGGACCATTCTACCTCATATGTATAATCTGGATTGTGAGAAGAAATCGATTTTTGGTCAGCTTTATCATCTAGTAAGTTTTCCCATATAATATGGTTTGGAGAAATTACACCAAATGTTAAGAGAGCCACTGAGATGACTAACGTTTTCTGAATCCAACTTTTCATAAACTATCACCTACTAGTTTCACATTTTTTTACAAGCTTTCATATAGTAGTACGATTT comes from the Paenisporosarcina antarctica genome and includes:
- a CDS encoding dihydrofolate reductase yields the protein MISLIVAHDLNRVIGKDNKMPWHIPNELAYFKEKTMGKAIVMGRNTFESIGRPLPGRLNIVITRNPEYEHQGVTVVHSIKEAIKIAKKHHEEVMIIGGEQIFKEVLPYADLIYVTLIQQDYEGDTYFPPYDNWEITSTSDTMITDTGIHYAYLIYKRRVKLLTKR
- a CDS encoding thymidylate synthase, producing the protein MEQYLQLCKTILADGAVKDDRTGTGTKSIFGHQLRFDLTKGFPLVTTKKTAMRLITSELLWFIKGDTNVKTLIAERNHIWDEWAFEKWVKSEDYNGPDMNDFGLRAAQEEEFKQILDEQMNIFRKKILSDDDFANKYGDLGPVYGRQWRSWPSTNGQTIDQLKNVIKSIKNNPDSRRHIVTAWNPSEVDQMALPPCHTFFQFYVADGKLSCQLYQRSADVFLGVPFNIASYALLTHLIAKECNLEVGDFVHTLGDAHIYSNHMDQVHEQLSRQPRELPTLTISNDKESIFDLETNDITIEGYDPHPRIKAPIAV
- a CDS encoding YpjP family protein, with the protein product MKSWIQKTLVISVALLTFGVISPNHIIWENLLDDKADQKSISSHNPDYTYEVEWSDEQPSNFIEDAISQAKELSLQKFGSRIGPVITNEFDTYIFPKIQEAIEFTLLDMDKAALKSLAISENPSGDRSEKIFHIIETATGSDVIRFHVRTDLKPQDGYFFNFHYHTASDQFAKHYKLGDIYWSKNMPPKWLS